DNA sequence from the Bacteroidales bacterium genome:
TTTTGATCATCCAGACTGGTACAGTTTGAATTTTAGGCTCAACCTTAAGTTCATTTGCGATTAACTGAATCCATTGCAGATTGGTTAATTTTTCTTTTGTTGTTGGTACATGCCATATTTGGTTATAGGCATCAATGGTGTTACCAAGCAAAGCAGTTGCCTTAGCTGCATCAGGTGTATATGTATAGGTGTGGATTTTGTTGATATTGCCGAATGCTTGTGCTTTTTTTCCTTTTATTAAATTATCAACAACCATCATACTTAAAGCGCTGTTTTTATTATCCGGCCCATAAAAGTCAGCTGATTTGGCAATAAGCGCTGTCAAAGCATTCTTCTCCACTTCATTCATGATCATTTCATGCAACTGCTGCCTGACCTTTCCTTTTTTACTAGGGGCGTTCATAGGAGATGCCTCGGTCATTCCTGGAATAGCGGATTTGTCATACATGTAAACATTATCAAAGAATACGAGTTTTGCCTGGTGTGTTTTACAGGCATCAATTACCGCTTTCATGAATGGCGGCCATGTATTTTCCCAAACACTTAACTTGTATTCAAAGCCAATGGTAACATAAACCACATCACTTCCCGCTATTGCTTTGTCAATCTGTGAAAGGTCGTTTAAATCAATCGGGAAGAGTTCATCTGTTTCATTTACCTTCTTTGGGTTCCTGCTAACCAAACGAATTTTATCGGTATATTTTGTTAATTCCTTTGCTAATGGAGTCCCAATCGCTCCTCCTGATCCTAATATTGTTTGCATGGTTATCTTATTTGGTTTGCCCTGTTATATTAGTTATGATTCCTGATTTTGCCAGTCGCTAATGTATGGCAATCCGAATAATGCAGTTATATTCTGATATCCGAAAGCCCTTACAGCTGTTAAGTAATACAAGTCCAAATATACTCAATCAGCATACATTTTCATACCTGAAGTGCATATCTATTTATGTCTGGCATCTGACCAAACGTTTTATAGTAACAAAAAATACCTTGAAATTGTTGAGCCCTAATCATTCCCATTGTATCCCTATTCATAGCTGTAATACTTACGCCTATATAGATAAATTCCTCATTTGAAATTTGTGTCCATTTGGGTAATTTGTGGCTGTTTTCTTCCTTCTGCACTTTACTCTCAATTAGAAGCTTAAACCAGATATTTGAGCATTTGATCCAATTTTACCCAAACTCACTGCCTGTTTCAGGCTACTAAGTCAATGGCATAGCTTTTATTTCATGATTATAGCAAATCAGGATCTTAGTCATAGTTTACTTTATCCTGGTTTTCGAATAATTGACGCTTTAATTCCAGTTCGCGGTGAAGTTTTTCTTTCAGCAATTGACGATCTGGAAGTTCTGTGAGATATTCAGCTACTTTAATACCTGCTTTTTCCAATTGAAGAAGTTCAATTTGTTCTGTATTTCCTTCAGCACAAAGAATTAATCCCAGCGGAGGGAATTCTTCTTGCTGCATTTCGTGTTTCTCAAGCCATCTGAGGTACAATTCCATCTGCCCTTTGTCAGCGGCTTTAAACTTGCCTAGTTTAAGCTCAATAGCGATCAGACGCTTAAGTTTTCTATGGAAGAAAAGCAGGTCAAGATAAAAATCCTCACAATCAATAATCATGCGCTTTTGTCGTTCTACAAAGGTAAAGCCAACGCCTAGTTCCATGATAAACTGTTCTAATTCATGTAAAATAGCATCTT
Encoded proteins:
- a CDS encoding NAD-dependent epimerase/dehydratase family protein — its product is MQTILGSGGAIGTPLAKELTKYTDKIRLVSRNPKKVNETDELFPIDLNDLSQIDKAIAGSDVVYVTIGFEYKLSVWENTWPPFMKAVIDACKTHQAKLVFFDNVYMYDKSAIPGMTEASPMNAPSKKGKVRQQLHEMIMNEVEKNALTALIAKSADFYGPDNKNSALSMMVVDNLIKGKKAQAFGNINKIHTYTYTPDAAKATALLGNTIDAYNQIWHVPTTKEKLTNLQWIQLIANELKVEPKIQTVPVWMIKILGLFIPIMREFPEMMYQYEQDYIFDSTKFEKRFNIESTTPKEGIRTLIEGLRTQNAGR